atggtctcaaccggaacaataagtgatagatctccaaccaccttatTCAACATGGACACGTTGAATACCGGGTGCATTAAAGACATCTCTAAAGGTAGTTCTAGCatgtaagccacctgaccaatctTTTGAATAATTctatacggtccgacatacctcagactcaatttccctttcttaccgaacCACATTAtgcccttcataggggaaaccttcaagagtaccaatcatcttctttgaactccaaattcctacaacgaacatctgaataggacttctgacgactctgggcAAATTTCAAtcactccttaatgatcttaaccttttccatagcctgatgcatgaggtctggccctatttcaaaccacccaatgggagatatATATCTCGtaccatataatgcctcgaacggtgccatctgaattctagcatgataactgttgttgtaggcaaactctattagcggcaaatgatcatcccagcaaCCTTTGAAGTCaaaacacaagcgcgcaacatatcctcaagtgtctatatagtctgctctgcctgcctgtcagtttgcgggtgaaaggttgtactaagattcacctgagtacccaaaccttgctgaaatttcttctaaaAATAAGCCATGAACTGTGCCCCTCTATCtaaaataatagaaactggagtgccatgcaacctgactatttacttgatgtacaactgagcatattgttctacTGTGTTAGTAGCCTTAATAGGTAAgaaatgtgctgatttcgtgagtcgatccacaatcacccaaatcgagtcgaacttgcgaggAGTGAGAGGTAGACCTCCCACAAAttccatattgatcatttcccatttccacatcgaaatctctatgttctgtgccaacccaccaggcctttggtgttcagacatcttgccacaaattccactacattcctcttcatatcgttccaccaatagacttccctaagatcatgatacatctttgtggaccCCGGTGAATGAAATacttagaagtgtgagcctcggtcatggtTCTTTCCCGGTGACTATCCACTGGAAcacatagtcacccttggtaccttacCGTACCATcctccatgccaagagaaaaggccatggtcttatgcttatgaatcccctccttcaattgtaccaacactGGATCGTTGTAacgcttctccttgacttccatcATAAGGCCAACTGCCTTTGGTATGCCgccaagtgagccaaactgcccatagatttgagcatccgctacaacattagccttccccggatgatataagaTATTGATGTCGTAATCAttaagtaactcaagccatcttctctgcctcaggttcaattaattctgtttgaaaatgtattaagactcttatggtccgtgaatatatatacatggaccccatacagataataacgtcaaatcttcaatgcaaataccaccgccccaagctctaagtcatgtgttggatagttcttttaatgattcttgagtttcctagaagcataatctatcacctttccatgttgcattaatacacacccgaGTTCGATCCtcgaagcatcataatataccacaaacctaTCCGTACCCTCTGGTAtagtcaacaccggtgtcgtagttaatcttgatttcaaatcttggaagctcctttcacaagcatatgACCATTGGAACctaaccgccttctgcgtcaatttagtcaacggggagacaagagtagaaaacccctccacaaacttcttgTAATAtcaagctaagcccaagaaactgtaaATCTCTATTGGGGTATTAGGCCAATTCTTCAAAGCTGAAATTTTCTAGGGGTCAACATCAATTCCTTATCTGGAgacaatatgacccaagaatgtgacagattctaGCTAAAATTAACATTtcaaaaacttcgcatacaacttgtgTTGATATTGGGTCTGTAGAActtccctgagatgatcggcatggtcctcttgaCTTCACAAATATaaaaggatatcgtcaataaacactatcacaaatgaGTCAAGAAAAGTCTTGAAAACTCGGTTcttaagatccatgaaagttgcgagggcatttgttagcccaaaagacattacaagaATTTCAAAGTGCTCATACAAGGTCCTGCAAGCTGTTTTCCGAATATCCTGCTCcgtgatcttcaattggtgatacccgaattTTAAATAGATCTTGGATAAGTAcatagcaccttgcaattggtcaagcAAATCATATATCCtcggcagtgggtacttattttttattgtaaccttgttgagctgccgatagtcaattcATATTCTTAGCGACCCATCattctttcttacaaatagaactggtgcgccccaaggcgacacactcgttcggatgaaacccttctctaacaactctttcaattgttcttttatctcattcaattctgttggtgccattctgtatggtggaatagatataggttgtgtGCCTGgcatcaatctccctatctggcggGATCCCAAGTAGCTCATCCAGAAAGacctccgaaaattcattcacaacaggcatagactcaagtgtaggtgcctcaacatcggtgtccgtaaccctcaccaaatggtagatacaccccttgttaatcatcttcgtggcattaagtaagaaataaacctatccttcggcaccacattatcccctTACATTCAATCACTAACTcagttggaaattcaaacctaacggttctggtttgacagtcaagcttaatgaaatatgaataaagccaatccatccccattattacatcaaaaatcaaccatccccaattcaatgagatcggccatggtgtcccgactattgatacccaattttgccctcatatgttctcaaatagtatatatacttttaaaatatcatttcgcatcattatttagtttaaaaaatctatacaagcattttctataatttttcataatttttagatctttaaaattgattttcatacatttaaattacttgaatatttattagtTACTGCTTCAAATCATTTTGTGATGACTTTAtcatctaaaattattatttgcatccataatacattgtttcaaatatttttacttcattttttacACTAGTATTTTATGCTATTTGCACAaccttgcaataatagcctatattttacaactttattgcatttgtcatttattcaaggtcaaaataatattttatatttttataatattttatatttttataatattttactattGTTTTATGGTATTAATTTTCATGAATagcattttttatatatttattgaactatttattaaattatttcctttttaatctcttatttaaaaaGTTGGCCAAATGTTTTGAACTATTTTCGGACTAAACATACCCAAACCCCTGGCCCAATCCTCAATCCCAGACCCAAGAAACCCTAATAATCCTACCCAGTCCAAAATCCGACCCAGCTCTCCTCAAATGTCAGCCATTGATCAAAAGCGATCAGCGACTCACAACACTCCACTCCCTTTCCTTATATTCCTACCCCAAATCCCTAGAGACCATTCCCTTTCCCCAGCCACCCTCACACTCTCTCATCTCTCATACCTAAACCCTAGCCGCCAAACTCAAATCCCAGCCCCAATCCGATATTACATGAAAATCATTTatgattcctttcctttcttgcacACACGGAGATACTTATCATATTTTGAACGTTACAAGTACTCggtacttgattatttatggaaGCTGAGTCATTGGTGTTTGTTTGACTCCAACTCTGTATCATCTTTATGTTTCTGACCCGATACACTCACTATCAGACCCCATGACTTCAATTCAGTGAGAGTTTTACCATTTTTTGTTCCTCGACTGAACTAGGGTTTCTTGGATTTTCCCTAAAACTGATTCTAATTGATTTTTGCAtgcaatattttccttatttgtgtttaatCTACTGTATTTCCTTATTGCATGTGTTGatctttactactatataaatccctccccattcccctttgaaacAGACTTTTAATCACGACATTCACTAAAAACTAAAGGTTGTCACTCTATTATTCTctcattctcttgttctatactttGGCTCTTGG
The DNA window shown above is from Nicotiana tomentosiformis chromosome 8, ASM39032v3, whole genome shotgun sequence and carries:
- the LOC138897693 gene encoding uncharacterized protein; amino-acid sequence: MEVKEKRYNDPVLVQLKEGIHKHKTMAFSLGMEDGTVSPMKGIMWFGKKGKLSLRYVGPYRIIQKIGQVAYMLELPLEMSLMHPVFNVSMLNKVVGDLSLIVPVETIEVNEELTYEEIPVSILYGQVTKLRNKDVASVKVLWQNH